In the Streptomyces fradiae ATCC 10745 = DSM 40063 genome, one interval contains:
- a CDS encoding DUF742 domain-containing protein — MSGAGGGDWEDSSPERLYVITGGRSGGSVPARLDLVTLIVARSGAKPGMQPEHAAIVQLCQSPLSVAEISAYLRLPVSVVTVLLGDLLADNRIVARAPVPPARLPDRALIEAVIDGLQKL, encoded by the coding sequence GTGAGCGGAGCGGGCGGCGGTGACTGGGAGGACTCCAGTCCCGAGCGGCTCTATGTGATCACGGGGGGACGCAGTGGCGGGTCGGTACCCGCCCGACTCGACCTCGTCACGCTGATCGTGGCGAGGTCCGGTGCCAAGCCGGGGATGCAGCCGGAGCACGCGGCGATCGTACAGCTGTGCCAGTCACCGCTGTCCGTCGCCGAGATCTCCGCGTACCTGCGCCTCCCGGTCAGCGTCGTCACGGTGCTGCTCGGCGACCTCCTCGCCGACAACCGCATCGTCGCCCGCGCACCCGTCCCACCCGCCCGACTCCCCGACCGCGCGTTGATTGAGGCAGTGATCGATGGACTTCAGAAGCTCTGA
- a CDS encoding GTP-binding protein: MDFRSSEHDGSEQHGGAAVRGPRTEDVLPETAKTAVKVVIVGGFGVGKTTFVGSVSEIRPLTTEETMTQAGVGVDDTSGVDGKTSTTVAMDFGRISINHELVLYLFGTPGQERFWFLWRGLFEGALGAVVLVDTRRLEVSFDVLGRLEERRVPFVVAVNTFPDAPTYPVEELRTALDLHPTVPIVPCDARDRGSSRDVLMTLMRYLQTLATTQEAS; this comes from the coding sequence ATGGACTTCAGAAGCTCTGAGCACGACGGCTCCGAGCAGCACGGCGGCGCCGCGGTTCGGGGGCCGCGCACCGAGGACGTGCTGCCGGAGACGGCCAAGACGGCCGTCAAGGTGGTGATCGTGGGCGGGTTCGGCGTGGGCAAGACCACCTTCGTCGGCTCCGTCAGCGAGATCCGCCCGCTCACCACCGAGGAGACGATGACCCAGGCCGGGGTCGGCGTCGACGACACCTCCGGGGTCGACGGCAAGACCTCGACCACCGTGGCCATGGACTTCGGCCGGATCAGCATCAACCACGAGCTGGTCCTGTACCTGTTCGGCACGCCGGGCCAGGAGCGCTTCTGGTTCCTGTGGCGCGGCCTGTTCGAGGGCGCCCTCGGCGCGGTCGTCCTGGTCGACACCCGACGCCTGGAGGTCAGCTTCGACGTGCTCGGCCGGCTGGAGGAGCGCCGCGTGCCGTTCGTCGTCGCCGTCAACACCTTCCCGGACGCGCCCACGTACCCGGTCGAGGAGCTGCGCACCGCCCTCGACCTGCACCCGACCGTCCCCATCGTCCCCTGCGACGCCCGGGACCGGGGATCCAGCCGGGACGTCCTGATGACGCTGATGCGCTACCTGCAGACCCTCGCCACGACCCAGGAGGCGTCATGA
- a CDS encoding MFS transporter: MPGPAPAARAAAPERGDGSTIALVVIAGCQLMVVLDITIVNIALPQIQRSLDFSTTGLSWVVNAYTLAFGGLLLLGGRTGDILGRRRMFMVGVALFALASLLGGLAQSSWQLLAARALQGLGGAIASPTALSLISTTFREGPERNRAFGVFAAVSAGGGAIGLLAGGMLVEWLDWRWVFFVNVPIGLLILLAAPRWIRESERRPGHFDIAGALTSTVGMVLLVYGFIRAAQEGWRDPLTLASFGVAVVVLAVFVLVERVSRQPITPLHMFTDRNRAGTYGMMLSLAAAIFGMFFFLTLFVQNVLGFGPLKAGLAFLPVSVVIAVGAGLASRLLPRFGPKPFMVLGSLLAAAGLGWLTLTDADSTYAGSILGPMLVLSLGMGMQFVSLTLMALSGVAPQESGAASGLLNTMQQVGGSLGLSILVTAFGTAGRAEGERQAADFLATATTQQRLEFLRTGELPPPWSYEVLAAGVSVAFTLAAVFAAVGALIALVVVRVRPGDLERMQGGAVPGGAAGGGRRDG, from the coding sequence ATGCCCGGCCCCGCCCCCGCAGCGCGTGCCGCCGCCCCCGAGCGGGGCGACGGCAGCACGATCGCCCTGGTCGTCATCGCCGGCTGCCAGCTCATGGTGGTGCTCGACATCACCATCGTGAACATCGCCCTGCCCCAGATCCAGCGGTCGCTGGACTTCTCCACGACCGGGCTCTCCTGGGTGGTGAACGCCTACACCCTCGCCTTCGGCGGACTGCTGCTGCTCGGCGGACGCACCGGGGACATCCTGGGCCGGCGGCGGATGTTCATGGTGGGCGTGGCGCTGTTCGCCCTCGCGTCGCTGCTCGGCGGACTCGCCCAGAGCTCCTGGCAGCTGCTGGCCGCGCGCGCCCTGCAGGGCCTGGGCGGCGCCATCGCCTCGCCGACCGCGCTCTCCCTGATCAGCACGACCTTCCGCGAGGGCCCCGAACGCAACCGCGCCTTCGGGGTGTTCGCGGCGGTCTCCGCGGGCGGCGGCGCCATCGGGCTGCTCGCGGGCGGCATGCTCGTCGAATGGCTCGACTGGCGCTGGGTGTTCTTCGTCAACGTGCCGATCGGGCTGCTCATCCTCCTCGCCGCGCCGCGCTGGATCCGCGAGTCGGAGCGGCGGCCCGGCCACTTCGACATCGCCGGCGCCCTCACCTCCACGGTCGGCATGGTGCTGCTCGTGTACGGCTTCATCCGCGCCGCGCAGGAGGGGTGGCGGGACCCGCTGACGCTGGCCTCGTTCGGCGTCGCCGTCGTCGTCCTCGCGGTGTTCGTCCTGGTGGAGCGGGTGTCCCGGCAGCCCATCACCCCGCTGCACATGTTCACCGACCGCAACCGCGCCGGGACGTACGGGATGATGCTGAGCCTCGCGGCGGCGATCTTCGGGATGTTCTTCTTCCTGACGCTGTTCGTGCAGAACGTGCTCGGCTTCGGCCCGCTCAAGGCGGGCCTGGCCTTCCTGCCGGTCAGTGTCGTCATCGCGGTCGGCGCGGGCCTCGCCTCGCGGCTGCTGCCCCGGTTCGGCCCCAAGCCGTTCATGGTCCTCGGGTCGCTGCTGGCCGCGGCCGGGCTCGGCTGGCTGACGCTGACGGACGCCGACTCGACGTACGCGGGCAGCATCCTCGGGCCGATGCTGGTGCTCAGCCTCGGCATGGGCATGCAGTTCGTGTCGCTGACGCTGATGGCGCTCTCCGGTGTCGCCCCGCAGGAGTCGGGCGCGGCCTCGGGGCTGCTGAACACCATGCAGCAGGTGGGCGGTTCGCTCGGGCTGTCCATCCTGGTCACGGCCTTCGGCACCGCCGGCCGCGCCGAGGGGGAGCGCCAGGCCGCCGACTTCCTCGCGACGGCGACCACGCAGCAGCGGCTGGAGTTCCTGCGGACCGGTGAGCTTCCGCCGCCCTGGTCGTACGAGGTGCTGGCGGCCGGGGTGTCGGTGGCGTTCACCCTGGCGGCCGTCTTCGCGGCGGTCGGCGCGCTGATCGCCCTGGTGGTGGTGCGGGTCCGGCCCGGCGACCTGGAGCGGATGCAGGGCGGGGCCGTGCCGGGTGGGGCGGCGGGCGGCGGGCGCCGGGACGGTTGA
- a CDS encoding S1 family peptidase, giving the protein MNLKRFTPRGGLARGARLTAVAAALVTATALAAPSAGAETADATRASVAELARVSDAVLDADVPGTAWYTDAESGKLVVTADATVSAAELAQLKKAAGDKAGAVEIKRTPGTFNKLIAGGEAIYAAGGGRCSLGFNVRSSSGATYALTAGHCTEIASTWYTNSGQTSLLGTRAGTSFPGNDYGLIRHSNASAADGRVYLYNGSYRDITGAGNAYVGQTVQRSGSTTGLHSGRVTGLNATVNYGGGDIVSGLIQTNVCAEPGDSGGALFAGSTALGLTSGGSGNCRTGGTTFFQPVTEALSAYGVSII; this is encoded by the coding sequence GTGAACCTCAAGCGCTTCACCCCCCGCGGCGGACTCGCGAGAGGCGCGCGGCTGACCGCCGTGGCCGCCGCCCTGGTCACCGCCACCGCGCTTGCCGCCCCGAGCGCCGGCGCGGAGACCGCCGACGCGACCCGGGCGAGCGTCGCCGAGCTGGCGCGCGTCAGCGACGCCGTGCTCGACGCCGACGTGCCGGGCACCGCCTGGTACACCGACGCCGAGAGCGGCAAGCTGGTGGTCACCGCCGACGCCACCGTGTCGGCCGCCGAGCTGGCCCAGCTGAAGAAGGCGGCGGGCGACAAGGCCGGCGCCGTGGAGATCAAGCGCACCCCCGGCACCTTCAACAAGCTCATCGCGGGCGGCGAGGCCATCTACGCCGCGGGCGGCGGCCGTTGCTCCCTCGGCTTCAACGTGCGCAGCAGCAGCGGCGCGACCTACGCCCTGACGGCCGGCCACTGCACGGAGATCGCCTCCACCTGGTACACGAACTCCGGCCAGACCTCGCTGCTCGGCACCCGCGCCGGCACGAGCTTCCCCGGCAACGACTACGGCCTGATCCGCCACTCCAACGCGTCCGCGGCGGACGGCCGCGTGTACCTGTACAACGGCTCGTACCGGGACATCACCGGCGCCGGCAACGCCTACGTGGGCCAGACCGTCCAGCGCAGCGGCTCCACGACCGGTCTGCACAGCGGCCGTGTCACGGGCCTCAACGCCACGGTCAACTACGGCGGCGGCGACATCGTCTCCGGCCTGATCCAGACCAACGTCTGCGCCGAGCCCGGCGACAGCGGCGGCGCCCTGTTCGCCGGCTCCACCGCCCTCGGCCTCACCTCCGGCGGCAGCGGCAACTGCCGTACGGGCGGCACCACGTTCTTCCAGCCCGTCACCGAGGCGCTCAGCGCGTACGGCGTCAGCATCATCTGA
- a CDS encoding roadblock/LC7 domain-containing protein has protein sequence MIKQQANMDWMLKDLAEGVPQTRHVVVLSADGLRMAQYGTDHDTADRLAAACAGLQSLAGAVASELPQSDGRMRLVVIEMDGGFFYLMAAGAGAYLAVLAGEGVDAGLMGQRMRDLVLRIGEHLSSPPRQDGQGTR, from the coding sequence ATGATCAAGCAGCAGGCCAATATGGACTGGATGCTCAAGGACCTCGCGGAAGGCGTGCCGCAAACCCGACACGTGGTCGTGCTCTCGGCCGACGGTCTGCGCATGGCCCAGTACGGCACCGACCACGACACGGCCGACCGGCTCGCCGCCGCCTGCGCGGGCCTGCAGTCCCTGGCCGGCGCCGTCGCCTCGGAACTGCCGCAGAGCGACGGCCGGATGCGCCTCGTCGTGATCGAGATGGACGGCGGCTTCTTCTACCTGATGGCCGCGGGCGCGGGGGCGTACCTGGCCGTCCTCGCCGGCGAGGGCGTCGACGCCGGCCTGATGGGCCAGCGCATGCGCGACCTGGTCCTGCGCATCGGCGAACACCTGAGCAGCCCGCCGCGACAGGACGGGCAGGGCACCAGGTGA
- a CDS encoding rodlin, whose product MIKKFVATAGVAAAALGVSAPMAFAVGDHNVETANGNFSEQAYGNTLTGGEVSPQIGLVQGSLNKLCAGVPVAADVQNVLLLNVGVQDLLNDTQNQQCAENSTAVKGDSALSHLVENVLSENGAAAIG is encoded by the coding sequence ATGATCAAGAAGTTCGTCGCCACCGCGGGCGTCGCGGCCGCCGCCCTGGGAGTCTCCGCCCCGATGGCGTTCGCCGTCGGCGACCACAACGTCGAGACCGCGAACGGCAACTTCTCCGAGCAGGCCTACGGCAACACCCTCACGGGCGGTGAGGTGAGCCCGCAGATCGGCCTGGTCCAGGGGTCCCTCAACAAGCTGTGCGCCGGAGTGCCCGTCGCCGCCGACGTCCAGAACGTGCTGCTGCTCAACGTCGGTGTCCAGGACCTGCTGAACGACACGCAGAACCAGCAGTGCGCGGAGAACTCCACCGCGGTCAAGGGCGACAGCGCCCTGTCGCACCTCGTGGAGAACGTCCTCTCGGAGAACGGCGCCGCCGCCATCGGCTGA
- a CDS encoding cellulase family glycosylhydrolase, whose translation MAQPPTTSAPPSAPPSARRPGRARRLRALAAGVLAGTLLWAAGPADAAPADTSRRAPAAGRPAGPPAAGQAAGRDAAPPPTGSAAPGDDWLHTRGNRIVDAHGNEVRLTGANWFGFNTTERVFHGLWSVNITETTRAMAQRGINIVRVPVSTQLLLEWRDGRAAVPSAVNAYANPELAGKTTLEVFDHWLDLCEQYGVKVMLDVHSAEADNAGHVHPVWWKGAITTEDFHAAWEWVTARYRGDDTLVAMDIKNEPHGGAGDSPRAKWDGSTDQDNFKYACETAGKRILAVNPHLLILCEGIQIHPKDGADWSSTDAGDYHSTWWGGNLRGVRDHPVDLGAHGDQLVYSPHDYGPLVAPQPWFTGDWNRATLERDVWDPNWLYLHKENTAPVLIGEWGGFLDGGPNEKWMTALRDLIAEQGLHHTFWCLNPNSGDTGGLLLGDWKTWDEEKYALLKPALWQHRGKFVGLDHRVPLGGAGSATGLSLTDVYGDGGGGPADTAPPTAPTGLTATATGATSVTLRWSPSTDDTGVTGYDVHRDGVKVTAAPVTGTTWTDTGLTPATRHTYTVRARDAAGNTSAPSAALTVTTAPAGGGEPAGTLKVLHRTTDGSLTDNAIRPELRIANTGAAPVDLAAVTARYYFSRDGGAPSVSAWCDHAALGCAGVRLRVVPLSAPVAGADAYLEVGFAGGTLAAGRDTGEIQLRMSKSDWSAFDERDDHSRAPSSAFTDARTVPAYTGTALVWGAPPA comes from the coding sequence GTGGCACAGCCACCCACCACCTCCGCCCCGCCTTCCGCCCCGCCTTCCGCCCGGCGTCCCGGGCGCGCCCGGCGGCTGCGCGCACTCGCCGCCGGCGTGCTCGCCGGGACGCTGCTGTGGGCGGCGGGCCCCGCCGACGCGGCCCCCGCCGACACGTCCCGCCGCGCCCCCGCCGCCGGGCGGCCCGCCGGGCCGCCCGCCGCCGGGCAGGCGGCCGGCCGGGACGCCGCCCCGCCCCCGACCGGCTCCGCCGCCCCGGGCGACGACTGGCTGCACACCCGCGGCAACCGGATCGTCGACGCCCACGGCAACGAGGTCCGGCTCACCGGCGCCAACTGGTTCGGCTTCAACACCACCGAGCGCGTCTTCCACGGCCTCTGGTCCGTCAACATCACCGAGACGACCCGCGCCATGGCGCAGCGCGGCATCAACATCGTGCGCGTCCCGGTCTCCACCCAGCTCCTCCTGGAGTGGCGCGACGGCCGCGCCGCCGTGCCGAGCGCCGTCAACGCGTACGCCAACCCGGAGCTGGCGGGGAAGACCACCCTGGAGGTCTTCGACCACTGGCTGGACCTGTGCGAGCAGTACGGCGTCAAGGTGATGCTCGACGTGCACAGCGCCGAGGCCGACAACGCCGGGCACGTCCACCCCGTGTGGTGGAAGGGCGCCATCACCACCGAGGACTTCCACGCCGCCTGGGAGTGGGTGACCGCCCGCTACCGGGGCGACGACACCCTCGTCGCGATGGACATCAAGAACGAACCGCACGGCGGCGCCGGCGACTCCCCGCGCGCCAAGTGGGACGGCTCCACCGACCAGGACAACTTCAAGTACGCCTGCGAGACCGCCGGCAAGCGCATCCTGGCGGTCAACCCGCACCTGCTCATCCTCTGCGAGGGCATCCAGATCCACCCGAAGGACGGCGCCGACTGGTCCTCCACCGACGCCGGCGACTACCACTCGACCTGGTGGGGCGGCAACCTCCGCGGGGTCCGCGACCACCCCGTGGACCTCGGCGCGCACGGCGACCAGCTCGTCTACTCGCCGCACGACTACGGTCCGCTCGTCGCGCCCCAGCCGTGGTTCACCGGCGACTGGAACCGCGCCACCCTCGAACGGGACGTCTGGGACCCCAACTGGCTCTACCTCCACAAGGAGAACACCGCCCCCGTCCTGATCGGCGAGTGGGGCGGCTTCCTCGACGGCGGCCCCAACGAGAAGTGGATGACCGCCCTGCGCGACCTCATCGCCGAGCAGGGCCTCCACCACACCTTCTGGTGCCTCAACCCCAACTCCGGCGACACCGGCGGCCTGCTGCTCGGCGACTGGAAGACCTGGGACGAGGAGAAGTACGCCCTGCTCAAGCCCGCGCTCTGGCAGCACCGCGGCAAGTTCGTCGGCCTCGACCACCGCGTCCCGCTCGGCGGCGCCGGCAGCGCCACCGGCCTCAGCCTCACCGACGTGTACGGGGACGGGGGCGGCGGCCCGGCCGACACCGCGCCCCCCACCGCGCCCACCGGCCTCACCGCCACCGCGACCGGCGCCACCTCCGTCACGCTCCGCTGGTCGCCGTCCACCGACGACACCGGCGTCACCGGCTACGACGTCCACCGGGACGGGGTGAAGGTCACCGCCGCCCCCGTCACCGGCACCACGTGGACCGACACCGGTCTCACCCCGGCCACCCGCCACACCTACACCGTCCGCGCGCGAGACGCGGCCGGCAACACCTCCGCGCCCTCCGCCGCGCTCACCGTCACCACGGCGCCCGCCGGCGGCGGCGAACCGGCCGGGACGCTCAAGGTCCTGCACCGCACCACCGACGGCTCCCTCACCGACAACGCGATCCGCCCCGAGCTGCGGATCGCCAACACCGGCGCCGCGCCCGTCGACCTCGCGGCCGTGACCGCCCGCTACTACTTCAGCCGCGACGGCGGCGCCCCCTCGGTCAGCGCGTGGTGCGACCACGCCGCCCTCGGGTGCGCCGGGGTGCGGCTCCGGGTCGTCCCGCTGTCCGCCCCGGTCGCGGGCGCCGACGCCTACCTGGAGGTCGGCTTCGCCGGCGGGACCCTGGCGGCGGGCCGGGACACCGGGGAGATCCAGCTCCGGATGAGCAAGTCGGACTGGTCGGCCTTCGACGAGCGCGACGACCACAGCCGCGCCCCGTCGTCCGCCTTCACCGACGCCCGGACCGTCCCGGCGTACACGGGCACGGCCCTCGTCTGGGGCGCCCCGCCCGCCTGA
- a CDS encoding cytochrome P450: MIEDTVARPPMGPPPVRSWPALDLKGTEFDPVLEELMREGPVTRIQLPHGEGWAWLVTRYEDVRAVVSDPRFSRAPVPGLSVTRLAPHFKPRPGSLAFAEPPDHNRLRRAIAPAFSLRAVERLRDRARVMLDELVDGMLRDGPPADLIGRVLGPFPTTVICELMGVPEADRERMSGWVEDILFTAKGAAATGRAKDEMYGWFEREIKARAAEPGGGEDILSLLGAAVAAGDISAEEAIGLVGPVQIGGEAVTNNCGNMLYLLLTRPRLRERLREEPDVRPRALDELLRYIPHRSSVGLARIATEDVELRGVRIAAGDAVYVSYLAANRDPDVFGDPEHIDFDRSPNPHVAFGHGPHFCTGALLARMEIELLVEMFLDRLPEGTRLAVPVEDIPWRRSALIRGPEALPVTW; encoded by the coding sequence GTGATCGAGGACACCGTCGCACGACCGCCCATGGGACCGCCGCCGGTGCGGTCCTGGCCGGCGCTGGACCTGAAGGGCACGGAGTTCGACCCGGTGCTGGAGGAGCTGATGCGGGAGGGGCCGGTCACCCGGATCCAGCTCCCGCACGGCGAGGGCTGGGCGTGGCTCGTCACCCGGTACGAGGACGTGCGGGCCGTCGTGAGCGACCCCCGCTTCAGCCGCGCGCCCGTGCCCGGCCTGTCCGTCACCCGGCTCGCCCCGCACTTCAAGCCGAGGCCCGGCTCGCTGGCCTTCGCCGAGCCGCCGGACCACAACCGGCTGCGCCGCGCCATCGCGCCCGCCTTCTCCCTGCGCGCCGTCGAGCGGCTGCGCGACCGGGCGCGGGTGATGCTGGACGAGCTGGTGGACGGCATGCTGCGGGACGGGCCGCCGGCCGATCTGATCGGCCGGGTGCTGGGGCCGTTCCCGACCACGGTCATCTGCGAGCTGATGGGTGTTCCGGAGGCGGACCGGGAGCGGATGAGCGGCTGGGTGGAGGACATCCTGTTCACCGCCAAGGGGGCGGCGGCCACCGGCCGCGCCAAGGACGAGATGTACGGGTGGTTCGAGCGGGAGATCAAGGCCCGTGCGGCGGAGCCGGGCGGCGGCGAGGACATCCTGTCCCTGCTCGGCGCGGCCGTCGCGGCGGGCGACATCAGCGCCGAGGAGGCGATCGGGCTGGTCGGCCCGGTGCAGATCGGCGGTGAGGCCGTCACCAACAACTGCGGCAACATGCTGTACCTGCTGCTGACCCGGCCTCGGCTGCGGGAGCGGCTGCGCGAGGAGCCGGACGTGCGGCCGCGCGCGCTGGACGAGCTGCTGCGGTACATCCCGCACCGCTCGTCGGTGGGGCTGGCCCGGATCGCCACGGAGGACGTCGAGCTGCGGGGCGTGCGGATCGCCGCGGGCGACGCGGTGTACGTGTCGTACCTGGCGGCCAACCGGGACCCGGACGTGTTCGGCGACCCGGAGCACATCGACTTCGACCGCTCGCCGAACCCGCATGTGGCGTTCGGGCACGGGCCGCACTTCTGCACGGGCGCGCTGCTCGCCCGGATGGAGATCGAGCTGCTGGTGGAGATGTTCCTGGACCGGCTCCCGGAGGGGACGCGCCTGGCCGTGCCCGTCGAGGACATCCCGTGGCGGCGCAGCGCGCTCATCCGCGGCCCGGAGGCGCTGCCCGTCACCTGGTGA
- a CDS encoding sensor histidine kinase, with amino-acid sequence MIREESSPGSGSPRSAASFVWLLPAAVIAIATGVSVAMVEASARGPVAVAGGVSALVLAVLGSEVARRGRVIEELRRTVAARDTALARRHAETAHLAGTLLPDAVRRLRAGEFPEDVLGSLTAPEEHQAVVRVVVDAVVAEEDLRESAQRAFVNIARRVQAIVHQQAQELRAMEDRHGHSPEVFGDLLRIDHGTALIGRLADSIAVLGGARPGRQWSRAVPLYSVLRGAMSRIIDYQRVELHSVTEVAVTGPAVEPLIHALAEILDNATRYSPPQTKVHLTAVDVQSGIAVEIEDGGVSMSEEARKRAERMLRQAQQGIDLNDLGETPRLGLAVVGRLAQAYGFQVSLRSSAYGGVRAVVVVPQELITTVAAASGLAHGIGASSVPRTTVPVAPASVPAPAARPATGPVADEEVPTVVERSANGLPQRRRRKPLAEPPQAAPAAPAAASGQASTTPATPAPDQEPAPQVQPGMWLAAFQSGLSGEPNDASKGNSQQ; translated from the coding sequence ATGATCCGTGAGGAATCGTCGCCCGGAAGTGGAAGCCCGCGGTCCGCGGCATCTTTCGTGTGGCTGCTGCCCGCCGCTGTGATCGCCATCGCCACCGGGGTCTCGGTGGCCATGGTGGAGGCTTCCGCCCGGGGACCGGTCGCGGTCGCCGGAGGGGTGTCCGCTCTCGTCCTCGCCGTCCTGGGCAGCGAGGTCGCACGCAGGGGGCGGGTGATCGAGGAACTGCGCCGCACGGTCGCCGCGCGCGACACGGCGCTGGCCCGCCGGCACGCCGAGACCGCCCACCTGGCGGGAACACTCCTGCCGGACGCCGTGCGGCGACTGCGCGCCGGGGAGTTCCCCGAGGACGTCCTCGGCTCGCTCACCGCCCCCGAGGAGCACCAGGCCGTCGTGCGCGTCGTCGTCGACGCCGTCGTCGCCGAGGAGGACCTGCGCGAGTCCGCCCAGCGTGCCTTCGTCAACATCGCCCGCCGCGTCCAGGCCATCGTCCACCAGCAGGCGCAGGAGCTGCGGGCGATGGAGGACCGGCACGGCCACAGCCCCGAGGTCTTCGGCGACCTGCTGCGCATCGACCACGGCACGGCCCTGATCGGCCGGCTCGCCGACTCCATCGCCGTGCTCGGCGGCGCCCGGCCGGGCCGCCAGTGGAGCAGGGCCGTCCCGCTCTACAGCGTGCTGCGCGGCGCGATGTCCCGGATCATCGACTACCAGCGCGTCGAACTGCACTCCGTCACCGAGGTCGCCGTCACCGGGCCCGCGGTCGAGCCGCTCATCCACGCGCTCGCCGAGATCCTGGACAACGCCACCCGCTACTCCCCGCCGCAGACGAAGGTCCACCTGACCGCCGTCGACGTGCAGTCCGGCATCGCCGTCGAGATCGAGGACGGCGGCGTGTCGATGAGCGAGGAGGCGCGCAAGCGCGCCGAGCGCATGCTGCGCCAGGCCCAGCAGGGCATCGACCTCAACGACCTGGGGGAGACCCCGCGCCTCGGCCTGGCCGTCGTCGGCCGGCTCGCGCAGGCGTACGGCTTCCAGGTCTCGCTGCGCTCCTCCGCGTACGGCGGTGTCCGCGCCGTCGTCGTCGTCCCGCAGGAGCTGATCACCACCGTCGCCGCCGCCTCCGGTCTCGCCCACGGCATCGGCGCGTCCTCCGTACCCCGCACCACCGTCCCGGTCGCCCCCGCCTCCGTCCCGGCCCCCGCGGCGCGTCCCGCGACCGGCCCGGTGGCCGACGAGGAGGTCCCGACGGTGGTCGAGCGGTCCGCGAACGGCCTCCCGCAGCGACGCCGCAGGAAGCCGCTCGCCGAGCCGCCGCAGGCCGCACCCGCCGCACCGGCCGCAGCCTCGGGCCAGGCGTCGACGACGCCCGCGACCCCGGCTCCCGACCAGGAGCCGGCACCTCAGGTGCAGCCCGGAATGTGGCTGGCCGCCTTCCAGAGCGGCCTGTCCGGGGAGCCCAACGACGCAAGCAAGGGGAACTCTCAGCAATGA